The Penaeus monodon isolate SGIC_2016 chromosome 5, NSTDA_Pmon_1, whole genome shotgun sequence genome window below encodes:
- the LOC119573329 gene encoding UDP-galactose/UDP-glucose transporter 7-like: MPTTAQATAVAAAVLYGSLSLSMAFVNKAVISQYKFNYPFFLMACQMLLTMCVLEALRASGRVSLPPLTVASVKVFLLPSLCYSLHATLSLLALEGMNIPMYGALKRCTPLVNLLLAVVYLKKPLPSPLLITSVFTITFGCLIAGLSDPSFDGFAYTMGSLSVVTQAVYLTLVQQCGENQFSPLHILHLNSCISFTPFMLLTFAFGEVDKVLRFEYFNDTRFLIILLVLLVFGLSLNFSLFLCTMLNSALTTSIIGVIKSVLQTIIGFFVFGGVVFDPVNLTGIVLNTVGGFMYTYTKYKEEWKKRVKIDLGDAGIQHTGWELKEKLGTKR; encoded by the exons ATGCCGACTACAGCACAGGCAACTGCCGTAGCAGCTGCGGTGCTGTATGGGAGTCTCTCATTGTCAATGGCATTTGTCAACAAAGCTGTGATAAgtcaatataaatttaattacccATTCTTTCTTATGGCATGTCAG ATGCTGTTAACAATGTGTGTCCTGGAGGCTTTGCGTGCCTCAGGAAGAGTATCCTTGCCACCACTCACAGTTGCATCTGTAAAAGTTTTCCTTTTACCGTCTTTGTGTTATTCTTTGCATGCAACGTTGTCTCTGTTAGCACTTgaag GTATGAACATTCCAATGTATGGAGCTTTAAAGAGATGCACCCCACTAGTCAACCTGCTATTGGCAGTTGTGTACCTTAAGAAGCCTTTGCCGTCACCTCTACTTATTACGTCAGTCTTCACTATCACATTTGGGTGTTTAATAGCTG GGCTCTCTGACCCAAGTTTTGATGGGTTTGCATATACTATGGGAAGCTTAAGTGTTGTGACACAAGCAGTATACCTTACATTGGTTCAGCAGTGTGGAGAGAATCAGTTCTCTCCTCTGCACATCCTTCATCTTAATAGCTGCATCTCCTTCACTCCGTTTATGCTCCTGACATTTGCCTTTGGAGAGGTGGACAAAGTTTTaagatttgaatattttaatg ATACAAGATTCCTAATAATCTTGCTGGTGCTACTAGTATTCGGCCTCTCGCTTAATTTCTCACTGTTCCTGTGCACAATGCTCAACTCGGCTTTAACTACCtctattattggtgttatcaagTCTGTCCTCCAAACAATCATTGGCTTTTTCGtctttgggggtgtggtgtttgatCCTGTCAATTTAACTG GCATTGTGTTAAACACGGTGGGAGGcttcatgtacacatatacaaaatacaaggaggaatggaaaaaaagagttaAGATAGACCTAGGTGATGCTGGAATACAGCACACTGGGTGGGAGCTTAAAGAAAAACTTGGAACTAAAAGGTGA